GGTGGCTGTACGAAAAGCGCGGGAAAGTGTGGCTGCCGTCGATCACATACGTTTCCGGCTTGGCGAAGGCGGCGCTGCTGAAACCGGCGGCGGCCACGGCGGCCAGCGTCAGGCGGGTCAATCTGTTCATGGCTTCTTCCTTGTTTTGAGTGGGCGGCGCTTACTTGGCGCGCGCCAGCAGATGGAACTTGATCTGAATTTCGTTGGCGACGGTGCCGAAATCCTTCCAGTCGCCCTCGCCAATGGCGAAATCGGCGCGCTTGATGGTGAATGCGCCATCAAAGGTCGCGGCGCTGCCCTGCGGCGTCATCGTCGCCACGGTGCTCACCGGCTGGGTGCGGCCCTTGATGGTCAGCTTGCCGTCCACCTGGAAGCGGTTGCCGCCCAGAGGCTTGATGGCGCCGGAGACGAAGCGGGCGGTCGGATACTGCTTGGTATTGAACCAGTCCTTGTCCGCCACCTGCTCGTTGGCTTCGGCCGAGCCGGTGTCGATGCTGGCCAGGGCCACGTCGAACTGGGCCTTGGCCGCGGCCGGCTTGGCCGGATCGAAGCTCAGCGAGGCCGAGAATTTCTTGAAATGGCCCTGCATTCCCACGCCCATCTGCCTGTAGCCGAAAGCGATATTGCTCTTGTCCTGCAGGATGGAGCTGAACTCGACAGCCTGGGCCGCCAGCGGCGCGGCAAGCAGGCCGCCGAGCAGCAGCGGCATGGCGATGCGTTTGATATCCATGGTGGATTCTCCGGATAGGGTCAGGATTTGATGCGCCAGGGCAGCATGCGCGTCAGCACGTCGTCCCTATCGATCAGGTGGTGTTTAAGCGCGGCGCCGACGTGTCCAAGCACCACAGCGGCCAGCAGATAGTTGAGCAAGCCATGCAGGCGCTGCAGGCTGTCGCCCAGCGCGCGGTCCGGCGCGATCAGATCCGGCAGCGGCAGCACGCCGAAATAGACGGTCTGTATGCCTTTGGCCGAGCTCATCAGCCAGCCGGACAACGGGATGGCGATCATCAACAGATACAACAACGCGTGGCCGGCATGCGCGGCGGCTTTCACCGCGCGGCCCATGCCCGCCGGCAATGCCGGCGGACGATGGCCGAAGCGCCAGGCCAGCCTTAGCCACACCAGCAGGAACACGCTGACGCCCGCCCACTTGTGCCAGGAATAGATCTGCAATTTGAACGGCGACAGCTTCAAGCCCTGCATGTAGAAGCCGACGCCGAACAGACAGACGAGCAGGACCGCCATCAGCCAGTGCAGCAGGATGGCGGTAGCGGTGTAACGCGTTTGCGACATGGACAGCCTCTTGATGAAATCGACGAAAACCGGCATCCCTCCGCTTATCCAGCTTGACCATGGCATGGAGGGACGCCGCGCAGTCAAACTGTAAGCGCTTTTCATGTCATGAAATAGGCCGCTCGGACAAATTCATTATTTCCCAATAGGAAACAATAAAAGGGAACTAAACCAAAAATGGCCGACCAGCTTGACAGCCCGCGTCTGCGCTTGCCATAAAATACCGTCAGCATGGCGAATCATTCCCAAACCCGACAAGTAGCGGAAAGGACAGACTCATGCAAACCAGCGACAACGGCGTCAATCTGATCAAGCGATTCGAGGGGTTGCGCCTGCAGGCCTATCAGGACGCGGTCGGCGTCTGGACCATCGGGTATGGCCATACCGGACCCGAGGTGCATGCAGGACTCTGCGTCAGCGATGAGCAAGCCGAGCAACTGCTGCGCCAGGACCTGAGCCGCTTCGAGCAAGGCGTGGCGAGTTTGGTCAAAGTCGCTCTCAATCAAAACCAGTTCGACGCGCTGATCAGCTTCAGCTACAACCTGGGCTTGGGCAATCTGCAAAGCTCCACTCTGCTTCGCCTGCTGAACCAGGGCGACTACCAGGGCGCGGCCGGCCAGTTTCCCCTGTGGGACAAGGCCGGCGGCAAAACGGAGCCCGGATTGCAAAAGCGCAGGCAGGCCGAACAGGCGCTGTTCGGCACGCCCAGCGCCGCCGCAGCCTGAATCCGGCATCGGGCTGGCGCTCCCTTTCCCCTCGCCGGTAAACTCGATTTTTTGCCGAAACTCCGCCCCCATGCGCCCCCACTCCGCGCCGCTTTGCCGCCGTTGCCGGCATTACTTCATCACCCATGACCCGCGCTTTCCTTATGGTTGCCGAAGCATGGGCTTCACCAGCACGCGCGCGCCCAGCCAGGACGTGCTCGAAGCCTCCGGCCAGCCTTGCATGCGTTTTCAGGCCAAGGCCGCCCTCCCTCGCTGAACGCAATTGGCATAGCCCGCACTTTCGAACAAAACTCATCTCCCCTAGCCGCCGCCACCCGGATTCGAGCAAACATTCCACAGCAGACCATTGATTTCAATACAATTTTGCAAAGCATCATCGGTCTGACTAATTCAAAGCATCAGAAAAAACGATTAGCCTCCTTTCTGCTTCCTCTCTTATTTTTTCAGCAGCGCCACACGAGCGCAGCACCCCCAAAGGAGGATGTCATGAATGAGGAGACTCTGAAGAAGATCCAGTCCAATCCGAAGTACTTGGAACTGGTCCACAAGAAAACCAGCCTAGGCTGGACCCTGGCCATCGTCATGCTGGCCATTTATTACGGTTACATCCTGGTTCTGGCCTTCGCTCCCGGCTTGCTGGGCCAGCCGCTGTACCAGGGCGCCACCATGACGGTGGGCATTCCGGTGGGCGTATGCATCATCCTGTCCGCCTTCGCGCTGACCGGCATCTACGTGCGCCGCGCCAATCGGGAATTCGACCCGCTGACCCAGCAAATCGTCGAGGAGGCCAAATGATGCGACACACCCGATTGAAACTCGCCGCCGGCGCGGCCGCGCTGCTGCCGGCGCTCGCCTGC
This genomic window from Chromobacterium phragmitis contains:
- a CDS encoding YceI family protein is translated as MDIKRIAMPLLLGGLLAAPLAAQAVEFSSILQDKSNIAFGYRQMGVGMQGHFKKFSASLSFDPAKPAAAKAQFDVALASIDTGSAEANEQVADKDWFNTKQYPTARFVSGAIKPLGGNRFQVDGKLTIKGRTQPVSTVATMTPQGSAATFDGAFTIKRADFAIGEGDWKDFGTVANEIQIKFHLLARAK
- a CDS encoding cytochrome b; translated protein: MSQTRYTATAILLHWLMAVLLVCLFGVGFYMQGLKLSPFKLQIYSWHKWAGVSVFLLVWLRLAWRFGHRPPALPAGMGRAVKAAAHAGHALLYLLMIAIPLSGWLMSSAKGIQTVYFGVLPLPDLIAPDRALGDSLQRLHGLLNYLLAAVVLGHVGAALKHHLIDRDDVLTRMLPWRIKS
- a CDS encoding lysozyme, giving the protein MQTSDNGVNLIKRFEGLRLQAYQDAVGVWTIGYGHTGPEVHAGLCVSDEQAEQLLRQDLSRFEQGVASLVKVALNQNQFDALISFSYNLGLGNLQSSTLLRLLNQGDYQGAAGQFPLWDKAGGKTEPGLQKRRQAEQALFGTPSAAAA
- a CDS encoding DUF485 domain-containing protein — encoded protein: MNEETLKKIQSNPKYLELVHKKTSLGWTLAIVMLAIYYGYILVLAFAPGLLGQPLYQGATMTVGIPVGVCIILSAFALTGIYVRRANREFDPLTQQIVEEAK